A genomic segment from Triticum dicoccoides isolate Atlit2015 ecotype Zavitan chromosome 1A, WEW_v2.0, whole genome shotgun sequence encodes:
- the LOC119362951 gene encoding protein Rf1, mitochondrial-like — MSRPRLRHCSCFTTPMSRIRLRRRLSSSTSRPTPSWSPRAAFAAATERVRDGTLSPQDAHHLFDELFQQATPVPDRPLNGFLAALTRATPSEACRDGPALALSLFNRVYREEAGMRVAPPTIFTYGVLMNCCCRMRRPELGLAFFGRLLRTGLKADKIVANTVLKCLCCAKRADDAVKVLLHTMTELGCVPDAFSYAIVLKSLCDDNRSQQALYLLRMMAKEEGVCSPDVVTYNTVIHGFFKEGKIGKACNLFHEMTKQGFVPNVVTYNSVINALCKARAMDNAELFLRQMVDNGVQPNKVTYTSMIHGYSTLGQWKEATKLFREMTGSGLIPDIVTWNSFIDSLCKHGRSKEAAENFHSMSAKGNKPDIISYTTLLHGYANEGSFPDMMSLFKSMEGDGIVANCQFFNILIDAYAKRGMMDEAMLIFTEMPGQGVNPNVVTYSTVIASLCRMGRLADAMNKFSEMIGTGVQPNTVVYHSLVQGLCTHGDLVKAKELISEMMNKGIPRPNIAFFSSIVHSLCKEGRVMDAHHIFDLVKDIGERSDIIMFNTLIDGYCLVGEMGKAVSVLDVMISAGIEPDIFTYNTLVNGYFKSGRIDDGLNLFREMSHKKIKPTTVTYNIILDGLFRAGRTVAAKKMLHELIGCGTTVSLSTYNIILKGLCRNNCTDEAIVMFQKLHTINVKFNITTLNTMINSMYTVQRREEAKDLFAAISDSGLVPNASTYGIMIRNLLKEGSVEEADSMFLSMERSGCAPCSRLLNDTIRTLLEKGEIVKAGNYMSKVDGKSISLEASTCSLLWSLFSGKGKYREQIQLLPVKYQFFGGVS; from the coding sequence ATGTCCCGCCCCCGCCTCCGCCACTGCTCCTGCTTCACCACGCCCATGTCCCGcatccgcctccgccgccgcctctcctcttccacctcaCGACCCACACCCTCCTGGTCTCCCCGCGCCGCCTTTGCGGCGGCCACGGAGCGCGTCCGCGACGGAACGCTCAGCCCGCAAGACGCACACCACCTGTTCGACGAATTGTTTCAGCAGGCCACCCCGGTCCCCGACCGCCCCCTCAACGGATTCCTTGCCGCCCTCACCCGTGCCACGCCCTCCGAGGCCTGCAGAGACGGCCCTgctctcgccctctccctcttcaACCGTGTCTACCGAGAAGAAGCCGGCATGCGGGTGGCGCCGCCGACCATCTTCACCTACGGCGTCCTCATGAACTGCTGCTGCCGCATGCGTCGTCCGGAACTTGGGCTCGCCTTCTTCGGCCGCCTCCTAAGGACGGGCCTGAAGGCAGACAAGATCGTCGCCAACACTGTCCTCAAGTGCCTGTGCTGCGCTAAACGGGCAGACGACGCTGTGAAAGTGCTGCTTCATACGATGACCGAGCTGGGGTGTGTGCCTGATGCCTTCTCATACGCCATTGTCCTGAAGAGTTTATGTGATGATAACAGGAGCCAGCAGGCGCTCTACCTGCTCCGGATGATGGCGAAAGAAGAAGGTGTGTGCTCCCCTGACGTGGTCACATATAACACCGTCATTCATGGCTTCTTTAAGGAAGGAAAAATAGGCAAGGCCTGCAATCTATTCCATGAAATGACGAAGCAAGGGTTTGTGCCTAATGTGGTGACATATAACTCGGTTATCAATGCATTGTGCAAGGCCCGAGCAATGGACAATGCAGAATTGTTCCTTCGGCAGATGGTTGATAACGGCGTTCAACCGAATAAAGTGACATATACTAGCATGATCCATGGATATTCCACTTTGGGCCAGTGGAAAGAGGCGACTAAACTGTTCAGAGAAATGACAGGCAGTGGTCTTATACCAGATATTGTCACTTGGAACTCGTTCATTGACTCCCTTTGCAAGCATGGAAGGAGCAAAGAAGCTGCAGAAAATTTTCATTCCATGTCTGCAAAGGGCAACAAGCCTGATATCATCTCCTACACCACTCTTCTTCATGGGTATGCCAATGAAGGAAGCTTTCCTGATATGATGAGTCTCTTTAAGTCAATGGAAGGCGACGGTATTGTAGCCAACTGCCAATTTTTCAACATATTAATTGATGCATATGCTAAACGAGGAATGATGGACGAAGCTATGCTCATATTTACTGAAATGCCAGGACAAGGAGTCAATCCAAATGTAGTCACCTATTCAACTGTGATAGCTTCACTTTGCAGAATGGGTAGGCTGGCTGATGCAATGAATAAGTTCAGTGAGATGATTGGGACGGGAGTACAACCGAACACAGTTGTTTATCACTCCCTAGTTCAGGGCTTATGTACACATGGTGATTTGGTGAAAGCGAAGGAGTTGATTTCTGAAATGATGAATAAAGGTATTCCTCGTCCAAACATTGCATTCTTCAGTTCAATAGTACACAGTCTATGCAAAGAAGGAAGGGTTATGGATGCACACCATATCTTTGACTTGGTTAAAGACATAGGGGAGAGATCTGACATCATTATGTTTAATACGCTGATTGATGGATATTGCCTAGTCGGTGAGATGGGCAAAGCAGTCAGTGTACTAGATGTCATGATATCAGCCGGCATTGAGCCTGATATCTTTACATATAATACACTTGTCAATGGTTATTTTAAGAGTGGAAGGATCGATGATGGGTTGAATCTGTTCAGAGAAATGTCACATAAGAAAATTAAACCTACAACTGTTACATATAACATCATACTGGATGGATTATTTCGTGCTGGGAGAACCGTTGCTGCCAAGAAAATGCTCCATGAGTTGATCGGATGTGGAACAACAGTGAGCTTGTCCACATACAACATAATTCTTAAAGGACTTTGTAGAAATAATTGCACCGACGAAGCAATCGTCATGTTCCAGAAATTACACACAATTAATGTAAAGTTCAATATCACAACACTCAATACCATGATTAATTCAATGTACACTGTTCAGAGAAGAGAAGAAGCTAAAGATTTGTTTGCTGCAATATCAGACAGCGGGTTGGTGCCCAATGCCTCTACATACGGCATAATGATACGAAATCTTCTAAAAGAAGGATCAGTGGAAGAAGCTGACAGTATGTTCTTATCAATGGAGAGGAGTGGTTGTGCTCCTTGCTCTCGTCTTTTAAATGATACTATTAGAACGTTATTGGAGAAGGGGGAGATAGTCAAGGCCGGAAATTATATGTCTAAAGTTGATGGCAAGAGCATCTCACTTGAAGCTTCAACTTGTTCATTGTTGTGGTCTCTGTTTTCTGGGAAAGGTAAATATCGTGAACAAATACAATTGCTCCCTGTAAAATACCAATTCTTCGGTGGAGTTAGTTGA